A window of Oryza glaberrima chromosome 2, OglaRS2, whole genome shotgun sequence genomic DNA:
ATTTTCAGCTATGCAACCTTGTGAATTATACAAAAGTAAAAGCTCCTGCAGGTACATCATGAAGCAACACATGCAGATTTTCAGCTAtgcaaattttcatattttcatgaAGCTGAAAACGCATGACATGTTTCAGGATATATCTATACTAACATCCTCAAATGCGAAGTGCAAAACTACCATACAAAATAGCAGTGCAGTAATGAGCTCATCATATCCCTCGAAAGCAACAGAACCTGCATAAACATGGAAAGATTTGTTAGTCCAGTACACATCACCTAGTGCAACTTAGATGAATTGAATTCTAGTGTGGACTATTTTGTTTCTATGCCTTCGATAATGGGACTGATATACTGTCAAATTCTCAAAATAATCAATTATCATTCAGTTTCAgcaaaatatgaaattaatggttaaaaagCTTACCATCATAGAAGAACTAAAATCTCTCTAAATACAATGTGTTTAGTGCTTTTTCTTCTTGCGGGGAAAGCAAAATCAATCCCCAATGACACAAACCGCACAAATTTCATAAAGTGCATGCAGTTTTCTAATTTTCATCTTACCTGCAGGAATTTTCTCAAAACATATAATAGTTTTTTTGCCTAAATACTTGCTTGCATATGGGTTTGTCTAAATTTAGAAATAGGGATACGACGCGTGGGCCTGGGTGCATGTGATTTCACCATAGGATTGCTAGGCaaaactcctcctttttatattagtatagatatatttTGACCACCTCCATCCCTATGCTTCTTCTTTGTTCTAGACAGCTCTTCCTGCTCTTCCTGTCTTTCTCCTTGGCTGTTGAAGCACTACATGCATTTATGCAAGATGAGTCTGAGCATAAGTAAAtgccttttcctttttgtttagTGTAATATAATCCCAATCGTTTTGGCTAATATTATTATtcttctaaaattaaaaaatatatatatactttcagGCATTATCTCATTGTTTCTGCTGTCACAAACCTTTTGGTTAATTTACTTGGTGTTTGGTTCTTTCGGAGCTATGCTCGTGTTAACATAGGTAAGTACTCCAGTATCCAATCCAGAGTCACCTCTTGTACAGATGCCAGTGTATACATATCTAAAATCTAAGTTTCACAATCGAAACATCATTGATCAATtgttgtctattaatgccagtTTACAGGAAAGCAGAGGATATGAATTATCACTCTGTATGTTTGCATGTTCTTGCCGATTCAGTACGGAGGTATGAGATACTCTCATGTCACTGTGCCTCTTCCCTTATAATATTTGCTCTTTCTGTAGTCACGAAGTTAGTTATTTTTAGTTGACATGTGTAAATCCTCCATCAGTGCAGGCTTGATACTAGCTTCCTGGTTTCTTTCATTGGGGTAAATCTATTCTGACAAATTTTCTGTGCCCCTCTAATGTTACGGTCACTTTTAGCTTGGCACTTAATCCTAAAATGACTTTATGCCTACTGCTTTTAAGGGTTGAAAATGCGGAAGTGTTGTGCCTGGGAATTGTTTCAGTGGCAGTGTTCATGCTTGTTTTGCCACTCTTTAAGGCTACTGGTAATATCCTTCTGCAAATTGCACCAGGCAATGTGCCACCTTCAGCTCTTACCAAGTGCTTCAGACAGGTAGGTACACGGTTTGGTTTTGCATATTATTCAGTTCATTTTGGCAAGCCCAAAGCTGCTTTGAGACATTTCCGTATGTATTGTATTTGCTCACCAGATAAGTGCGTGCGAGGATGTTTCTGAAGTATGTCAAGGTCGATTTTGGGAGCTTGTACCTGGTCACGCTGTTGGATCTCTCGACATCAGGGTACATCTTTTACGCCAAGCCTCCTAACACTAACAGACAGCTTGTTGTGGTTACCCTAGGGtctattcactttgatgtcattttcaatcataccattttttaggtaaagttgccaaaaaaaaatgtctacgtttaatttgttgccaaatttagtaaatacataaaaaaaatcctgctaaaattttggcaatattatcatcttgccaaaattttggtattaccaaaacttggtaaggtttattttggctacaatctaaacaagCCCCTAGTGACTGAGTTCGCGTTTTGGTTGTGTTGTGTGTATAGGTGAAGAATGGTGGTGATTGCCAGTCCGTGCTCGACTATGTGCATGGATTATATCAAGATTTGGGCATACAGGACCTGACCATCCAAACCGATGAATAAGGCATCATCTAGTGTAGAAAGGAGTCATAGGGGAAAAAAGGATAGATCAAACTCTCGCAGTGTATTGCTTGGGCGTGCTTATTTGATAGTACGGTATATCGCTTTGTACTCGGCTGCTGCAGTTTGTACTCAGATTTACTCAGTAGCTACTACAATTTGTACTCACTTAAGCTCGTTTGCTATGGCATCATGGTTGAAATTCGTTGACGATCTTCTCTCCACTCGTCTTTTAAGATGCTGAGaattattgttattattgatattaataaataataatgaGTGACCTATGTGCATCTCTTCTCCATGGTGGCCGAGTGTCACCATGTTATGCAAGTGTCTTCATCAAATATCAATTAGTATCTCATTTCCCTTCATTCTAGCATATGTCCAGTTCAAAAACTACATTACAGGCAGTTTTCAATGGCAAACAAAACACAGAACACGATGTAATGTTTAAGCTTTCGGTGCAATGGAAGTCGTCTATGTATGAATCTCACGTGAT
This region includes:
- the LOC127763155 gene encoding metal tolerance protein C2 is translated as MAMDEPPKGWNPNYGVVGSGDRRLAFSRQLSSSMPRLARSDSSISMPPPPLAPTGAITFRWLATRPMRRLALLIALNVAYSATELAIGLLTARVGLVSDAFHLTFGCGILTFSLFAMAASRTKPDHLYTYGYKRLEVLAAFTNALFLLFLSFSLAVEALHAFMQDESEHKHYLIVSAVTNLLVNLLGVWFFRSYARVNIVYRKAEDMNYHSVCLHVLADSVRSAGLILASWFLSLGVENAEVLCLGIVSVAVFMLVLPLFKATGNILLQIAPGNVPPSALTKCFRQISACEDVSEVCQGRFWELVPGHAVGSLDIRVKNGGDCQSVLDYVHGLYQDLGIQDLTIQTDE